The following are encoded in a window of Thunnus albacares chromosome 9, fThuAlb1.1, whole genome shotgun sequence genomic DNA:
- the gclm gene encoding glutamate--cysteine ligase regulatory subunit, with product MDPQNTNMNTEAKKLLNHAKTLRLHTGNLVNRSRLKKKCPCSPSEELQDCIQATLSDWFSTSKPPSEVLPDTLDCSIPQATDAITPEEREELKVSVKLFLCESGQSSIRDAVEMACQTLAVSQLDSVIIAPPGPLEGDSQPLAHLQPAWEELEALVRSQRIAAIGTSDLDKDLLEQLYNWAQVKPSSNQVNLASCCVMPPDLTAFAKEFDIQLLTHNDPKELMSAATFQEAVQEGTQDLKIADWRLEWVLRYSIIVKSRGIIKAKGYLVSARKATP from the exons ATGGATCCTCAAAACACCAACATGAACACTGAGGCAAAGAAGTTGCTGAACCACGCTAAGACTCTCAGGCTTCACACCGGGAACTTAGTCAACCGAAGTCGTCTGAAAAAGAAGTGTCCATGCTCGCCCAGCGAAGag CTTCAAGACTGCATTCAAGCCACACTGAGCGACTGGTTTTCCACATCAAAACCGCCATCTGAG GTCCTTCCGGACACTCTGGACTGTTCCATTCCCCAGGCAACAGACGCTATCACGCCcgaagagagagaagagctgAAGGTTTCAG TCAAGCTGTTCTTGTGTGAGTCGGGTCAGTCCTCCATCAGAGATGCAGTGGAGATGG CCTGTCAGACACTGGCAGTGTCCCAGCTTGACTCTGTTATCATAGCGCCACCTGGGCCCCTGGAGGGTGACAGCCAACCTTTGGCTCACCTTCAGCCAGCCTGGGAGGAGCTGGAGGCTCTGGTCAGAAGCCAGAGGATTGCAGCAATTGGCACCTCTGACCTGGACAAAGATCTGCTGGAACAGCTCTACAACTGGGCTCAG GTGAAGCCCAGCAGTAACCAGGTCAACCTGGCCTCCTGCTGTGTGATGCCTCCTGACCTGACAGCCTTCGCTAAGGAGTTTGACATCCAGCTGCTCACACACAATGACCCCAAAG AGCTGATGTCGGCAGCCACATTCCAGGAGGCGGTGCAGGAGGGAACGCAGGACCTGAAAATCGCCGACTGGAGGCTTGAGTGGGTCCTGCGCTACTCCATTATTGTCAAGAGCAGGGGCATCATCAAGGCTAAGGGCTACCTCGTCAGTGCGAGGAAGGCGACCCCCTAG